From the Hevea brasiliensis isolate MT/VB/25A 57/8 chromosome 13, ASM3005281v1, whole genome shotgun sequence genome, the window TTAAATAATGTTACAGCAAGTAaagtttttatttatattatctattaaagaaaaatttatttgtttatttatttttattattaataaaatgaatTATCTATTTGTTTATGACAGGGAGAATATTGGAAGCAAATTTTCCCCATCTATACTGGATTCTATGTGTAGCCTATTGTATAGATTTGATATTGGAAGATATTTTTAAGGTAAGGGTTTTCAAAGAAACATCCTGCAAAGCTATTGAGCTTATTGGTTTCATATACGGCTCTTCAGGAGTTCTGAATATGTTGCGGAATTTCACTAAAGGAGTAGAATTGCTAAGGCCAGGGAAAACTAGATTTGCTACTACTTTTATTACATTGGGAAGGATTCACCTGCAGAAGGCCAATATTAGAAAAATGTTTACTTCAGAGAACTGGACAACTAGTAAATGGGCTAAAGAGGTGAAAGGTAAAAAGTGTGAAAGAACAGTTTTGAGTCCTGCCTTCTGGAATCATGTTGTATATGCTCTTAAAGTTTCTGGTCCTCTTGTTTGTGTGCTAAGACTGGTTAATAATGAAAAGAAACTAGCCATGGGATATATTTATGAAGTTATGGATAGGGCTAAAGAAACCAATGCTAACTCATTCAATGGCAATGAAGAAAAATACAAGCATATTTTTGAGATTATTGATGCAAGATGGTCAGTTCAATTACATCATCCTTTGCATGCTGCTAGATACTTTTTGAATCCTGaattttttttatccaaacaaGATGAGAATTGAGCATGATGAAGAAGTGAATTCAGGCTTGCTTTCGTGCATTCACAAAATGGAACAAGATTCAACAAAAGTTGACATGATTAttgatgaaattgagaaataCAAGGCAGCTACAGGGACCTTTAGTTATCCTTCTGCTATTAGAGGAAGAACAACTAAATCTCTAGGTTATTAATTtatattcttattaatttttcatcttcctcatttattaaattatattatgaatTTGAGTTTAACAATCATTGATTCTATATTTTAATAGCTACTTGGTGGAAAACATATGGCTCTTTAACTCCAAACCTACAAAAATTTGCTATAAAGGCTCTCAGTCTTACATGTAGTGTAAGTGGTTGTGAGAGAAATTGGAGTGTATTTGAGCatgtaagtaaaaaaaaaatattaaatataatattttttttattttattttgaaccTTTTCAATTTGAAGTTTTAACTTATTTGTTACTATAAAATTAATGAGAGCTTCATAGGAAGAAAAGAAATCAGCTATTTCAAGAACGCTTGGACAAATTGGCTTATGTGAAGTACAATAGAGCTTTGCTACGCCGATACACCTTTGGAGATATCGCCACGCCAATTGATTTGGCAAATATTGATGAAAGTAATGAGTGGTTGCTTGGTGAATTAAAAAAAGGAGAtggggatgatgatgatgatactcTTGTTTTCATGGATGATGTGTTGACTTGGGGTGATGTTGATAGGGCAGTTGGAGTTTCTGAATCTCATTATGAATCGAGATCGGTTGCAAGATCAACACCAGTTGAAAACTCCATCATTTGGAGGGTCTCGTTCAATGAGAGGTGCATCCTCTTCACAAGTTGATAATGATGAAGAGGAGGAAGAATTTGTGATGGAAGCTGTTGAAAATGAAGATAATTTTGGAAATCTTGATGACGAGTAGTTTTAgttacaagtttttttttttttttttatttacgtaCTTGTTGCATTTGGATTCTTATGGCTTATGACTTATTTCTATTTATTAAAGTTTGAACTTCTAGAATTTGCATGTTCTATTTTATGATTCAacaacttttattattattattattattattattattattgttacttacgctataaatttcaattttataGTATCAACTTTTATCTTGCACTTAAGTTGGAAATATAGGTAtgcataattttatatatatattaacatctcttattattatttgtattATTGCTTATACTATGAGTTTTAATTTTATAGCCTCACTTTTATCTTTTACTTAAGCTAGAAATGCAGGTACGcacaattttcaattttttttatcttaCATATAGACATAATGTAAAcaatgtttttcttttcttttcaatatGCATTTTTTTACACATCAAACTAGTTAAAAGTGCGAATTTTATGTTACaaatacacacatatatataatttagataATTTAGACTATGGTGCCTTGCTTCGAAAAGGCCTCGCCTCTCCTCTCGCCTCTCGCCTAAGGCCATAAGGTCTCTTGTTGCCTTAGTGTCGCCTTTCGCCTTAATAACACTGAAGTTATCGGCTAGTATCCAATAATGTTGTCTTATTATAAGCCTAAACCATTATAGTCCATAATTGCATCAAAAATATTGATAGCCAAAGttaaatttattgaaatattttgaaatttaaatataaaaaaactggggggaaataaaatcaaagaaagccCATTAATATAAAAGATTTATGACTGCTAAAGGACAATCCAACTGAGAGTCTTTTATGCCACACAAACATAGAGCACATATTAATATTAACCAGAGGCTTTTTATTTTCCCAATTCAAAAACAATACATAAAATGATAGTCCACTTTAAACAAAGCCTCCATTTTGGACCCAGCATCAGCATGCCAATGCTTATGCCAAATTTCTTTCACGTTTTGCCCCTATATTATTGTTAatcatatattaattaatatgttTATTAATTGTTCTTGTATTAGTATTTATTATCTTAGGGAAAATTCTAGGTGTGCATCACTTGTCACAAAGGTGTATCTTTTCTATAAAAAAATAGTGATGCCTTTACTCTTTCCTTATATTAGCCAATATAGCCATTTTGATCAATTTTTATTGTGCTTTTGATTTTGAGGTGGGGAGATTGTCGGATTTAAAGTAGATCTGGTagagttattatttgatttaactaATCTTAACCTAATatctaacaaaaaaaataaaaacatgttTTTGGTTAATATAATAATGTGCAATCATTGACAGTGTGCAATGGAGGAAGAGATTTGACAATTTCACCAGATTGTCATGACTCTAAAGGATAgtctggttgcaatggaggagagagatCGACAATGTGAGCAAACACTAGGGGAGCACATGCAATGAATGACGTAGGACGTGATAGTGTAGATTATGTAGGTTACAAAGTCTACTGCCCGAGCTCCGAATGTTACTCATCAGGATGATGCTAGAAATATCGATGATCGTGATGACATTGTTGATGACGATTAGCTTTTTCTATTGttaatatgatattttatttttccatacaaTACATTATTGTCATAAGTCTTCAtatgataaatatatataatgtTGATTGATATTTGATAGCTCGATATCTTAAATATTGTGATATTAAGCatctaaatttaataatatattatgtttCAGTACAGGGaataatgtattaaataaaaataaaaatcttttTCAGTAATTTGAACCAGAAAAGCATTcggtttcaaaatagaaaatattttttttttattttattacatttagaAATAGATTTGAAACGAAAATTCAATTTCTATTTAGAAATTAAATGTACTTCAGTTTCAAAAGTATTTTATTTTTGTCTTGTTTATTGTAAATTAGAAATCGATTTGAAACGAAAATCCATTTCAGGTAAATAGAAGCCGAAAAGTATTGGTTTCTAACTTGAAACAAAATTAGAAACAGAAATTATTCGGTTTCTAATTTTGAAACAGAAATTTTTGTTTCAAAACGGCATCAGAATTTGAAACAGATATCATATTtcgtttttaattaatttagaaacACATGGATTATAAACTGAATATTTCAGTTTCAAATCAGTTTTTAATCGTAATTAGAAATCGATTTTCAATGATTTGAAACCGAtttttcgatttttcggtttCAAATCTCCTTTTTCCTTGTAGTGAATTAGATTAGCAATGAAATTAACTAAAACTAATCAATAAAAAGGGCAAAATGATTATAAAAACTAacttaaataattatatgatGTGCAAATATCACACTCTAAATTTTAATCTTCCTTTGGATTGAACCATGGGTTAGGCCATTTTAAGGCCCCATTTGGCAATATTAGATGTTCTAGTAGTTGGTAGCCATTTTAGTAGCTGTCTgttattttattagcatttagCTATTAGTGATTAGctatttatatagtgatttaaagcAGAAGTATTTGGTAAAATAGCTATTGAAATAgctgttaaatgtaaaaataatggTATTATCCTGTTCACTCTAGTCAAGATACTCCCTCAACCTCTAAAATCTATGAGGATAACTTTTCATGAACCACTCCCTCAACCTTTAAAAGATAGTATAAATACTCTGTCATCaaatagtataaataagaaaagtagTGTTTTGATTATAATCAAAATACTAAGCACTGCCTTAAAAGCTGTTGTCGAACATGGCTTAAGtagacaatttaattttaattcttaaaccATAATTAATTAGAGCCTAGAAAGTTAAAATTCAATTACGGtgcaaataaatttttaacttgTATTAGTGTTGCATTTGAACGATTAGTCAGTTTTTTGTATTGCACTAATCATCTAATTAACATAAGATGATTCTATTTACTTGTGAGTTGttttcaatttctttattttttaattttaaattatttaaataatttaatttttcttttcaataatCACTTaaatttagtcttttattttcaCAACACAAAATAATCATGTGGTTatatacataaaattttaaataaaataaataatccaAGTAAATAActcatgaactaaaattttgtaCGTAAATATGATTTCCAAAGTTTTCCTTGATTCACAATTTTAAACAGAAAAGACCAATAATCTAAGTCTCCAACTCTTCCTTAATTTTTTTGTgtgtatatattaattatttttataattcatttagaatccaaatatgataaaaattttaaaattaataatttttaatttttaatttaattaaaatatattaatttttaataattaattaaattaaaatttataattataaataatttaaaattaaggaTATTTTTGACAATCCAAATGTTCTTTCCTCCTTTTCACTTCTATATATTTTAGATCACATATGTTGAACGTGCATCAaataatttatgatataattatttcatattttgtagaaaattaaatattaattttaattacttaaattaatatattaaaatttttaataataattaatattaaaatttaataagtataatattatatatttattttaaaatattttcatatttagtattttataaataatttttttatgtgcGTATATACTTGCGATTAATTTACAtcctaattaactaatgaatccCAAAGCAATTAAACCTTTTATTTGCTTTTCTATCAATTTGTTTGCCATAAACTTTGGTTTTTATAGATACAATTAATATATaatgaatttttaattaaattaaacaattttaattgatttatattcttataataaaatataatattttttattaatatttaaatattttcttactTTAATTAATAACCTTTAATAAAAGAACTGAGTTTGATCTCACACACAcacgtgtgtatatatatatatatatatatatatatatatatatatatgtataatcaTTGTGCAGATTTTGATGGAGAATTTTGTTATAAGTACAATGCACTGATACAAGTCTTAAATTAAAGTTCAAACAGTCATACCTTGGAAAAGCCAATGTGGTTTTTTTCTTTCATTGTCAAACGTTGCACTAGAGCTGCTCATGGGGGTTGTTAGGGTGCTGAAATCCCCTCCTTTTCCGGACTTAATTGATGAAGGAGAATCAAGATCCTTCATACGCTTATGCATTTGTTCAGAGAATCCCAATTCTTGATTTGTGGACATGATCGTCTTCTTGCTGCTACTGCCTCCAATGCTTAATGTTAGCTGCGCTTCACTTTCTCGGTCAGGGCCATGGATGCTTATTTTATAATTCCCTTTCAAGGGGATGAAAGACCTTGCTCCTGCAACCCTGTCATCATCAATGGCAGTGCTAACAGCAGTTATATGTTTCTTCTGCAGCAGGCATCTCAAGATTAAATCCCCTTGTAATCATTCTCATGGTCTCACCAGAGCAACTGCTGCTTCTTTCCCTTGGGCTCAGGCCTTGAAAGTTAAAAATATACAGATGACTACTTTGTGTTGTGGGATTACGTAGGTTAATGAATTGAGATTGGATATTAATATGTGAACTACTGGTCATGAGACTCCTGTATTTTTTATTCTGTTTAATTTCTTTGTTGAGCTCATCCATTAACACCATCTGCACACTGTATAGCCAGTGGAGTTCCCTCACCCGCAAGTTTCAGCGTCAGCTTCTTCAAGTTCCTCAGTTTCTTCGTTAGATTCCTGAATTAAAATTACACTACAGTCTTGATGAATTACCTGCTGTTTGAATGTATCTTCACGCATCTGCATTGTCTTTCTGATGAAATCTACGCTGTTTTTCTCAGGCAAACGCTCATAAGGGTTAGCACGCATGAGTCCTCCATAGCAGTGGAGCGGCTCTTGGGTAAGCTGAAGCCAAGAAATATCCACAGTGTGTTGTCTCAACCAACGCATCCAATGCAAAGCCGGCCCTTCCATGCAGACAAGTGCTAACTGAACTTTAAACTCTTCTAGGATGTTATTGATGGCAAAATATTTCTCTACCCTTGCTAAATACCCAACAGGGTCCACTCCATCGAAATTGGGTAGTTTCACTTATTTGATGGCCATGGTTGAATCATCAACAACAATGGCTTGAGCAACAGGAGGAGCAGTAGAACTGTTACCTACTGTTGGAGTTCGGGTGGATGCTTCAGCTTCATCAGCGGCTCCTTTTCCTCTGTGAGCAATGATTCATTACGGGTAAACATCTGCTCCTGTTCCATTTTTAAGAAAGTCAAGCGTTGCTCTTGCTCCAATTTCATGTTGGCAAGTATTTATTCGACATAGGTCATGTTCCTCTCTACCTGATCTACACGTCTTTCTACTCATCCTTCCATACCAGGAGAAACTCCGTCTAGCTCAAGCTAGCCCAGCCATAGCTGCTTCAGAGAAATAATCCACGATACCCTCTCCTTCTGCTGCACTTTATTTATGCTTGAGAATTTGTGACCCTCCAGCTCATGGTTTCATGTGGATTGCCTTCCCTGAATTCCCGCAACTGCTTAACCTCCAATTTGATTCCTTCCAGCAGCCAATCTGTAGGTCCTTCTAATTCACCTTTCAGAATTTCTTTCTCCCTTGTGTTCCTTCTATAATAAACTTTCGATGGCCTTGGACCTTGGCCCACATCATCGGAGGCCTTAACTGGGATGCTTCTATCATATTCTGATTCTTGACCAGTCCAGTAATTTAGAAGCTGATATTCAACTCTCTAGTTTGCAAATAGTCCAGTTCATCCACACAATGAACACTAAAGCTGTTGCTATTTGGTGACGGGGTTAGAAGATTGAAGGCACATTCAAATTTAGTTCCCATTCCTGAAATGTTATCCCTGTCAAATCCCCAATGATCAAAGGAATCAGAAAGAGATAATTTGGTAAGCAGACAAGGAAGAACAACAAATTCCTGAAATGATATCACTGTCAATTGCTCAGGTGTCCTGTCAGTTCCTTTTTCCTCTTTCTCACGAAGAAGAAAACAAAAGATGGAGACGATAAATTCAAGATGTGGAGATGGGGATCAAGAGACTAATGTTTCAATTGCTCGTGGTGGACCTATTTACGTTCCCAACTTGGTGGGGCCTCTCACTAGAGTTCCTGACTTCGAGTGTGCTCTTTTCTGTCAACTTCAAGTTTTTTGTTCACTATACACTAATGCTTGCTTGATTATTATGGAATATTGTCCCTTTTATGGAATATTGACAGATCCAAGACGTTCCGCGTTCCAAGTAACTATGATTCTGATTCTTGTCCTGTCCAGTAATTTGGAAGCTGATATTCAACCCTCTAGTTTGCAAATAGTCCAGTTCATCCACACAATGTACACTACAGCTGTTGCTATTTGGTGGCGGGGTTAGAAGATTGAAGGCACATTCAAGTTTAGTTCCCATTCCTGAAATGTTTTCCCTATCAAATTCCCAATGATCAAAGGAATCAAAAAGAGATAATTTGGTAAGCAGACAGGGAAGAACAATAAATTCCTGAAATGATATCACTGTCAATTGCTGAGGTGTCCTGTAACTTATTCCTCTTTCTCACGAAGAAGAAAACAAAAGATGGAGTCGATAAATTCAAGAGCTGGAGAGGGGGATCAAGAGACTAATGCTTCAATTGCTCGTGGTGGATCTATTTACGTTCCCAAATTAGTGGGGCCTCTCACTTCGAGTCTGGTCTTTTCTGTCAACTTCAAGTTTTTGTTCACCATACACTACTGCTTGCTTGATTATTATGGAACATTGACCCTTTTATGTAGGATTTGAAGGATGAATTGTGCTTGCCCGATTGTTCCTTCTCCAAATGCACCCGATCAATCTATATATGTCACATTACAAAAAATTATGggagttttatttaaaattacagTAGAGCATatttaaaactataatttattaactttttatTAGTTAGGTGTATATataggggtgagcattcagttcgaaccgaaccgaaatagatgaaaaatcgaatcgaactgaataaCTTTATTTCGGTTTTATACGGTTCAAACCAatcgattttgatttttgattgattttttaatttagactttattttcaagttatttggtctaattttgactttggtttgaatctaataactattaattaatgaaattaaataatatatatatatataaaattaaatataattcataaattctccataaaaataaatcaattaaaaaattgattcgtttcgatttgattcgatttgaatatataaaattactgttCGGTTCGATTctgtttaatcgatttttttctcttcaaaaccgaaccgaactgaaataactaaaatttttataatataaaatcaaactgaactgattgaattttaaaaccaaatCAATTGAACCAAAATGATTTGGTtcgattaaattttttaatttgaaccGAAATCTGCTCATCCCTATGCATACATACCCGGATGCgtgtaaaaattttattttttgtgcTTGGTTTTGAAATTATTGAGGGAAAAAATAAAGAAGGTAAGTCTTAATAACTAATTCATAAACTTTAAATATAAGCTGATCAATTTGTTTATAACAGCTTTTAAAATTATAAGtcgattttataagttaaacgaATAATTTCAGGATCAGTTTTTCATTTTACTGCTTATAAGTCTTATACTATAATTAATTTAACtaagtattttattatattatcctcatttaattttaaaatttaatcataaatcttatttaatatattataattattttaataataaatatacttataaattattttttattaaacatattaattatttattagttatttataaatattttaattaaatatataattatttaaaattttaaatatttataaatttaaatattagcttAAATTTATAGCTTTTTGGTTTCTATTgctctctttcttttcttgatTGATTGATTGCTCCGTTTTCCATTTTCATTTATCATTGTTTTTTCTTTCTTGGGTTTAACTAAAAATTTCAGATTTTCTGTGGTGATGCACTGACACATTGTATTCTTATTATTGGTATATTTAACAATTCAAGAAAACCTTCGGTAGCCGTAAGTTTGAAATCGTTGTAAAAGGAATCACACAAACACTAGCAATAGCATAGATGACAGATTCAAATTTCCATTTGTGCTTTGCTGTATAAATGAAAATAAAGAGAATTAATTAACTTGTagggttaaaaaaaataaaattaaaaggcaTTAACTGTATAAGGCAACATGATAATAGATGTAGTAAACAGCGCCCGTTTAACATTTTGATTGGATGGTCAGGATtacttgtaatatatatatatatataaaagtgtcTTTACAATTTAAGAAGATTGTCAAAAATTAAAAAGCAGaaaataatttttccttttaaggaaagaaaatcattttctttaaaaataatttaattttctctaTCATCAGAAAATTTTTTTCCATTGATTCGTTTTTTTGAATGTtcgaaacat encodes:
- the LOC110663940 gene encoding uncharacterized protein LOC110663940 yields the protein MLRLSKPRLGHFKEEDTPKPRESKPASHQDILPSDCKKRRTEHRATSPQQPGRILEANFPHLYWILCVAYCIDLILEDIFKVRVFKETSCKAIELIGFIYGSSGVLNMLRNFTKGVELLRPGKTRFATTFITLGRIHLQKANIRKMFTSENWTTSKWAKEVKGKKCERTVLSPAFWNHVVYALKVSGPLVCVLRLVNNEKKLAMGYIYEVMDRAKETNANSFNGNEEKYKHIFEIIDARWSVQLHHPLHAARYFLNPEFFLSKQDEN
- the LOC131172114 gene encoding uncharacterized protein LOC131172114; amino-acid sequence: MEGPALHWMRWLRQHTVDISWLQLTQEPLHCYGGLMRANPYERLPEKNSVDFIRKTMQMREDTFKQQKKHITAVSTAIDDDRVAGARSFIPLKGNYKISIHGPDRESEAQLTLSIGGSSSKKTIMSTNQELGFSEQMHKRMKDLDSPSSIKSGKGGDFSTLTTPMSSSSATFDNERKKPHWLFQGMTV